A single region of the Malaclemys terrapin pileata isolate rMalTer1 chromosome 2, rMalTer1.hap1, whole genome shotgun sequence genome encodes:
- the SLC22A23 gene encoding solute carrier family 22 member 23 isoform X4 encodes MAIDRRREAAGGGRQLPEENGSLPAGEAGSAAAAATLAVAPPATAEIQTLPPPAAGSCSPLLLDYDGSVLPFLGGLGCGYQRTLVLLTWIPALFIGFSQFSDSFLLDQPDFWCREPDGQGNGTDNLTRGLANHSQSSSAGMLGAPALPTPPPGDNASQCHCHEWHYLIRAGLVQNVVSKKTAENT; translated from the coding sequence ATGGCGATAGACCGGCGACGCGAAGCGGCTGGCGGAGGCCGGCAGTTGCCCGAGGAGAACGGGTCCCTGCCGGCCGGGGAGGCGGGctcggcggcagcagcagcgacGCTGGCGGTGGCTCCCCCCGCGACCGCGGAGATCCAGACCCTGCCGCCGCCTGCCGCCGgctcctgcagccccctgctgctgGACTACGATGGCTCGGTGCTGCCTTTCCTCGGCGGGCTGGGCTGCGGGTACCAGAGGACCCTGGTGCTGCTCACTTGGATCCCGGCCCTTTTCATCGGCTTCAGCCAATTCTCGGACTCCTTCCTGCTGGACCAGCCTGACTtctggtgccgggagccggacgGGCAGGGCAACGGGACGGACAACTTGACCCGAGGGCTGGCTAAccacagccagagcagcagcgccGGGATGCTGGGGGCCCCGGCGCTGCCCACCCCGCCGCCGGGAGACAACGCCAGCCAATGCCACTGCCACGAGTGGCACTACCTGATCAGAGCCGGTCTCGTCCAGAACGTCGTGAGCAAG